The DNA window ATCATGCTCACAAATATCATTAGCTCAATCCGATTCTTACAAGCGGAAAATCTGAATTAGCCATTGCAAGGCATAGAATTACACACTAAAAAGAACTGATAAGGATTTTTATTCGCGGTATCATATTCATAACTTGTCTGCAAAAATACGCAGTTTAGCGTATTGCCATTTTTTATTCAGAGTGATAGAGTTATCCCTATGAAAATACCAATGAAAGAAAAAAAGTTAGTGTATGGTGTCCTAATAGGGGATGAGAGTTTTCAGGCTGCCATCATAGGTCTTTTAAAAATAAGACCGGAAGTTGGCAGTATCATTGAATTCTCTTCACCGGAAGTTGCTTTAAAATTAGATTCTCTTTCTCAAGTTGATTTTTTAATCATTGATTGCCGTTTAGATGGAATTGCATTTTTAGGACAGTCTCGAGTAAGAAGTTTGCAAATTCCTAAATTGATTCTAGCGGATTATAATATTGAGTCAAAAGTATTTGATGCTCTGAAATATGGAGCAACAGGTTATATGTTAAAGGAAGAAATTTATTCGTTTAATAAAATTTTGGAAATTCTAATCGGTAATGGAGTCTATATTTCTCCAACAGCACTATTACAAGTTATCAATTATTTTAGGAAAATGGAAATGTCTGCGTTAAATCCCGAACATCTTACGGAACGAGAAAGGATAGTTCTCAAAGAATTTTCGGAAGGACATGCTCCCAAGCAAATTGCAGAGAATTTAACTATTAGCATCGCCACGGTTCGTTCTCATATTCAAAATATTTATCGTAAACTAGAAGTAAGCAATCAAATCCAACTTATCCAAAGAGTAAAAGAAAAAGGTTTGGTTTAAAATTTGATGAAGTCGAGCATATTCGAGATATATGATAATTTACCTTTCAAATCAAATACAAAAAAAATCAGCTTGTGTATAAGCTTTCACTCACATACAGGCTATTACCCTCAATTTTCTTTGACTGCTTTTTTGCTTTTGCTGCCAAATCTGCAATGTCTACGTAAGACTTGCATTTAGCTGTAGAGTTAGGATCAACTACACCTATGGATAAACTTATTAGAGGATAAAATTTTTTCTCACCGTATCTACTTTCTGCGTGAATACCGCCTGCTTTTAGATCATCCTCTTTATAATGTTTGGAAATAATATTTTTAAACTTTCCCAAAATCACTTCACATCGATAATACCAATTTTCACAGGTAAAAATTACAATAAAATCATCTCCACCTATATGGCCAACTTGACCATTCTCTATCGGAACACATTCAATGAGAATATTTCCTAATGCTTTTATTATTTCATCTCCAGCGGAATATCCATATATATCGTTAAACGGTTTGAAGTTATCTAAATCAAAATAGGCAACACTGAACGGTATTCTTTTTTCTAGAGATCGATTAATGCACTCGTTTATTGGGACACTACCCGGTAAAAGAGTAAGAGGGTTAGCATGTCTGGCATATTTAATTTGCAAGTGCGTAATTTCTTCCAATACATCCATAATAGTTCCGATTCCCGCATACTTATTATTATGCGTGATGATAAATGCAGTATCATTTCTCATTGTGGAAGTTAATTGTTTACTGACTGCCTGAATTGAAATATTTGCATCAATGCTTAATGGAGTTTTATCTATAAAATGCCTAATGGGTTTTTTCCCATGCAATTCTAATCCATAACGAGTGGAAAATAATTTAGAAATAAATAATTCACGAAATATAATTCCCGTTCCTGTATGATTGTCAACTAAGGGTAAGATAGTAAGTGAACTGTTCTGCTGAAACAATAGCATAACTTCTGAAATGGGCATTTCGGAAGAGACTGGTTGAATAAAATTACAAATACTAGATATTGGTTTTGTAGAATTAAATGGATCATAGTCATTATTTGGATTTTCTGAAACAAACAATTGGCTATCAATATGTTTTAAAGGAAAAAGTGCAGGTCTTCCAAAGTAATTTCCTTGTGCGTGCGTTATTCCAAGTTTTTCGATTGTCCTAAATTCTTCTTCTGTTTCAACACCTGTTGCGATTACATTGCAATGAAGGGAGCTTGCAATATTTTGAATGGACGATATAAATTTAAATTTAATTGGATCTTCAGCAATGCCTTCCACAAAATGATTATTTATTTTTATATATTCAGGCAGTATCTCTGACCAGAATTTTAATCCAGAGTAGCTTGTGTCTAAATCATTCAATGCTATTTCAAATCCCATATCTCTGTATTTTTAATGCAGTTTTAAGCATTAAATCACTATTATCCGTTGGTTGATATTCTTTTAATTCAATTACAATGCTACTCGGTGCAATTCCAAATTCTTCAAGAAAATTAAGTAGCATGCTCTGTTCAAAATCTGCCTCTATAAATGTTGATACATTGACACTAATAAAAAGTTTTTCTCTTATACCTAAACTAGCATAACGATGTATAATTGATTCTTGTGTAATTAATTCAAGTTTTTTAAGTAGATTAAAATGATTTGCAATGCTGAATAATTTTGCATTGCTGTGTAACGGACTGTCCGAAGGTCCGCGAATGATTGCTTCATAACCAATTATATTTTTATATGTCAAAGATACAATCGGTTGAATATATAGGTTCACTTTCTTATTAGTGAGAATAT is part of the Leptospiraceae bacterium genome and encodes:
- a CDS encoding response regulator transcription factor — protein: MKIPMKEKKLVYGVLIGDESFQAAIIGLLKIRPEVGSIIEFSSPEVALKLDSLSQVDFLIIDCRLDGIAFLGQSRVRSLQIPKLILADYNIESKVFDALKYGATGYMLKEEIYSFNKILEILIGNGVYISPTALLQVINYFRKMEMSALNPEHLTERERIVLKEFSEGHAPKQIAENLTISIATVRSHIQNIYRKLEVSNQIQLIQRVKEKGLV